The proteins below come from a single Erythrobacter sp. SG61-1L genomic window:
- a CDS encoding helix-turn-helix domain-containing protein, with translation MESDGDLARYGLYGEHEGPPAPEFLHIEPISARASLYEWEISAHSHSTLHQIILLDEGTGTLHADEEAVPLAPHSLIAIPSQCIHSLQFAPGSEGWVLSFAVEMLHDPRLGQSAQTNALARPTASRARLPSGGSDLARLRWIMEAIAADLAAATSGGLSKVLVAEFGLLLAASDALLAQGQARPALTRQEALARGFRRLVDKGFDRDWPVSHYARELGSSEPTLNRACRVVFGKAPGEVIQARLLLEAMRYLTYSNGSISQIAGRLGFSDPAYFARFFKSKAGVTASEFRRQRRWAANEGRA, from the coding sequence ATGGAAAGCGATGGCGATCTGGCCAGATATGGCCTTTATGGCGAACATGAGGGGCCGCCTGCCCCGGAATTCCTGCATATCGAGCCGATCTCCGCCCGGGCGAGCCTCTATGAGTGGGAGATTTCCGCCCATAGTCACTCCACGCTGCACCAGATCATCCTGCTGGACGAAGGAACGGGCACGCTCCACGCGGATGAGGAGGCCGTGCCGCTGGCCCCGCATTCGCTGATCGCGATCCCCAGCCAGTGCATCCATTCCCTGCAATTCGCACCGGGCAGCGAGGGCTGGGTGCTGTCCTTCGCGGTGGAGATGTTGCACGATCCACGCCTTGGACAATCCGCTCAAACAAATGCCCTGGCGCGCCCCACCGCCAGCCGCGCCCGCCTTCCATCGGGCGGCAGCGATCTTGCGCGGCTGCGGTGGATCATGGAGGCGATTGCGGCCGATCTGGCGGCAGCGACTTCGGGCGGGCTTTCCAAGGTGCTGGTTGCCGAATTTGGCCTGTTGCTGGCGGCAAGCGATGCCCTTCTTGCTCAGGGGCAGGCGCGCCCCGCGCTGACACGGCAGGAGGCGCTGGCGAGGGGTTTCCGCCGATTGGTGGACAAGGGTTTCGATCGCGATTGGCCCGTATCCCATTATGCTCGCGAACTCGGCTCTTCCGAGCCCACCCTTAATCGGGCCTGCCGCGTGGTGTTCGGCAAGGCGCCGGGGGAAGTGATCCAGGCGCGCCTGCTGCTGGAGGCGATGCGTTATCTCACCTATTCCAACGGCAGCATCAGCCAGATCGCCGGGCGGTTGGGCTTCAGCGATCCCGCCTATTTCGCCCGCTTCTTCAAGAGCAAGGCAGGCGTGACCGCCAGCGAGTTCCGCCGCCAGCGTCGCTGGGCCGCGAATGAGGGCAGGGCCTAG
- a CDS encoding sigma-54-dependent Fis family transcriptional regulator, whose translation MPDLLTRAAASAPEMPVMADLAATLHFSPETGHIWLAGRRMVLMHEDSAGLLRREVVDAIGLERARAAFTRQGYNAGAMDAEIATKVRPHTSLHAMFSVGPQMHALEGIVLSEQIAFDVNIEEGRFYSEYRWHHSSECAAHLKQFGRGQIAAGWSQIGYASGYASEFLGRPIVYREVECIAMGHECCRIVGRPREEWPDAGNDLRYLRAAPVLLQPNEGEGLVVASRDGSGRPDKLLVGASAGFNMAFEKTRKVAGTQAAVLLLGESGVGKEMFARSLHLLSPRKDMPFIAVNCAAMPETLIEAELFGVEKGAFTGATSSRQGKFERAHGGTIFLDEIGTLSMASQAKLLRVLQEGEVEPIGGSHSRPVDARVVAATNINLREAVARGAFRADLFFRLNVFPIAIPPLRERRADIPVLMAHLLKQFCARHGRDVSGFSEEAVSAMLSYDWPGNVRELENVIERGVIMAQPDMPLGVHDLFTAGEELGDTRYRLTSEGAVERAPFGEGSGTQSHSDIGAEALETGLTLDEIERRILQRALEAHGGNRTRAAAALGLTRAQFNYRLKTYAEG comes from the coding sequence ATGCCCGACCTCCTGACCCGTGCCGCCGCCTCCGCGCCGGAAATGCCCGTAATGGCGGACCTTGCAGCCACGCTGCATTTCTCGCCGGAAACCGGCCATATCTGGCTCGCCGGACGGCGCATGGTGCTGATGCACGAGGATTCCGCCGGGCTACTGCGCCGCGAAGTCGTCGACGCCATCGGGCTGGAACGCGCCCGCGCCGCCTTCACCCGGCAAGGCTACAATGCAGGCGCCATGGATGCAGAAATTGCCACCAAGGTGCGCCCGCATACCAGCCTGCACGCCATGTTCTCGGTCGGCCCGCAAATGCACGCGCTGGAAGGGATCGTGCTGTCCGAACAGATCGCCTTTGACGTGAATATCGAGGAAGGCCGTTTCTATTCCGAATATCGCTGGCACCATTCCAGCGAATGCGCGGCCCATCTCAAGCAATTCGGGCGCGGCCAGATCGCCGCGGGATGGAGCCAGATCGGCTATGCCAGCGGCTATGCCAGCGAATTCCTGGGCCGCCCCATCGTCTATCGCGAGGTGGAATGTATCGCGATGGGCCATGAATGCTGCCGCATCGTGGGCCGCCCGCGCGAGGAATGGCCCGATGCCGGGAATGACCTGCGCTATCTGCGCGCCGCACCGGTGCTGTTGCAGCCCAATGAGGGCGAAGGGCTGGTCGTGGCCAGCAGGGATGGCAGTGGGCGGCCGGACAAGTTGCTGGTGGGCGCCTCCGCCGGGTTCAATATGGCATTCGAGAAGACCCGTAAGGTGGCCGGCACGCAGGCTGCCGTGCTGCTGCTGGGTGAAAGCGGCGTAGGCAAGGAGATGTTCGCGCGCAGCCTGCACTTGCTCAGCCCCCGCAAGGACATGCCCTTCATTGCGGTGAACTGCGCCGCCATGCCCGAAACGCTGATCGAGGCGGAACTGTTCGGGGTGGAAAAGGGCGCCTTCACCGGGGCCACATCGAGCCGTCAGGGCAAGTTCGAACGCGCCCATGGCGGCACGATCTTCCTAGACGAGATCGGCACGCTCTCCATGGCGTCGCAGGCCAAGCTGCTACGCGTGCTGCAGGAAGGCGAGGTGGAACCGATTGGCGGAAGCCATTCCCGCCCGGTCGACGCGCGGGTGGTGGCCGCAACCAACATCAATTTGCGTGAGGCCGTTGCGCGGGGCGCGTTCCGCGCGGATTTGTTCTTCCGCCTAAACGTATTCCCCATCGCCATCCCGCCCTTGCGGGAGCGGCGAGCTGACATTCCCGTCCTGATGGCCCATCTGCTGAAGCAGTTCTGCGCAAGGCACGGGCGGGATGTATCAGGGTTCAGCGAAGAGGCCGTCTCCGCCATGCTGAGTTATGACTGGCCAGGCAATGTGCGCGAGTTGGAAAACGTGATCGAGCGCGGCGTCATCATGGCCCAGCCAGACATGCCGCTGGGCGTCCACGACCTATTCACTGCCGGTGAGGAACTGGGCGATACGCGCTATCGGCTGACGAGCGAGGGCGCGGTCGAGCGAGCGCCTTTCGGAGAAGGATCGGGCACTCAGAGCCACAGTGACATCGGCGCCGAGGCACTGGAAACCGGCCTTACTCTCGACGAGATCGAACGTCGCATCCTGCAACGCGCGCTGGAAGCCCATGGCGGCAACCGCACCCGCGCTGCCGCCGCGCTGGGCCTCACCCGCGCCCAGTTCAATTACCGGCTCAAGACCTATGCGGAAGGCTAG
- a CDS encoding cytochrome c: MNRKISYPLLATALVALAACGSSSETASAGDKGKLTYLGKESIPEDKAEMVFQQTCMACHSTGVGPVILGRDLPPEAIKLFVRHGNRAMPAFTEAMIDDETLDRVAEMVSKSKAPATQSAPTQAAQ, encoded by the coding sequence ATGAACCGCAAAATCAGTTACCCCCTGCTCGCCACGGCGCTCGTCGCGCTGGCGGCATGCGGTTCGTCTTCCGAAACGGCCAGCGCCGGAGACAAGGGCAAGCTGACCTACCTCGGCAAGGAATCGATCCCCGAGGACAAGGCCGAGATGGTGTTCCAGCAGACCTGCATGGCCTGCCATTCCACCGGCGTAGGCCCGGTGATCCTTGGCCGCGACCTGCCGCCCGAAGCGATCAAGCTGTTCGTGCGCCACGGCAACCGCGCCATGCCCGCCTTCACCGAAGCCATGATCGATGACGAGACGCTCGATCGCGTGGCCGAGATGGTTTCGAAATCCAAGGCGCCAGCCACTCAGTCCGCCCCCACTCAGGCCGCGCAGTGA
- a CDS encoding FAD-binding oxidoreductase — protein sequence MTDTTQSALPQGISPAQFEAALGQLRALLGPENVLTSEEDLAPYTKVMMSDADEKHMPGAAVLATSVEQVQGVLKICNQFKTPVWPISTGRNFGYGSAAPGTRGQIVLDLKHMNKIIEVDPVLCTALLEPGVTYQQLWNYLKENDIPLWLSCPAPSAIAGPVGNTLDRGVGYTPYGEHFMMQCGMEVVLANGEVLRTGMGGVEKSNTWQAFKWGYGPYLDGIFTQSNYGVVTKLGIWLMPQPPAYKPFCIQYEDESDIDTIVEMLRPLKIANIVPNAAVIANVMWEAAAITPRSKYYDGTGSTPKDVLEEIKQKEGMGAWNVYAALYGTAEQVEVNWNIVKQAVEASGKGKLITEEEAGNREPFRYRAQLMKGDMTLQEFGLYRWRGGGGSMWFAPVSQAKGSETKAQMELAQEILNEYGLDYVAEFIVGMRDMHHIVDVLFDRSDPAETARAHACFAKLLSEFGKRGYAVYRVNTGFMEQTADLYGKVKRDVDQTLKRALDPNGIIAPGKSGIFV from the coding sequence ATGACCGACACTACCCAGTCCGCCCTGCCGCAGGGCATTTCTCCGGCTCAGTTCGAGGCTGCTCTGGGCCAGCTTCGCGCCTTGCTCGGCCCGGAAAACGTGCTGACCAGCGAAGAAGACCTCGCCCCCTACACCAAGGTGATGATGTCCGACGCGGACGAGAAGCACATGCCCGGTGCCGCCGTGCTCGCCACTTCGGTGGAACAGGTGCAGGGCGTGCTGAAGATCTGCAACCAGTTCAAGACGCCGGTCTGGCCGATCTCCACCGGCCGCAATTTCGGTTACGGCTCGGCCGCCCCCGGCACACGGGGGCAGATCGTGCTGGACCTCAAGCACATGAACAAGATCATCGAGGTGGACCCGGTGCTGTGCACCGCGCTGCTGGAACCGGGCGTGACCTACCAGCAGCTGTGGAACTACCTGAAGGAAAACGACATCCCGCTGTGGCTCTCATGCCCCGCACCCTCTGCCATAGCGGGGCCGGTGGGCAACACTCTCGACCGGGGCGTGGGATACACGCCTTATGGCGAACACTTCATGATGCAATGCGGCATGGAAGTGGTTCTCGCCAACGGCGAGGTGTTGCGCACCGGCATGGGCGGGGTCGAGAAATCGAACACCTGGCAGGCCTTCAAATGGGGCTACGGACCCTATCTGGACGGGATCTTCACACAGTCGAATTACGGCGTGGTGACCAAGCTGGGCATCTGGCTGATGCCGCAGCCGCCTGCCTACAAGCCGTTCTGCATCCAGTATGAGGACGAAAGTGACATCGACACCATCGTGGAGATGCTGCGCCCGCTGAAGATCGCCAACATCGTGCCCAATGCGGCGGTTATCGCCAATGTGATGTGGGAAGCAGCCGCGATCACTCCGCGGTCCAAATATTACGATGGCACCGGTTCCACGCCCAAGGATGTGCTGGAGGAGATCAAGCAGAAGGAAGGCATGGGCGCCTGGAACGTCTATGCCGCGCTTTACGGCACGGCCGAGCAGGTCGAGGTCAACTGGAACATCGTCAAGCAGGCGGTGGAAGCCAGCGGCAAGGGCAAGCTCATCACCGAGGAAGAGGCGGGCAATCGCGAGCCTTTCCGTTATCGCGCCCAGCTGATGAAGGGCGACATGACCCTGCAGGAATTCGGCCTCTATCGCTGGCGCGGCGGCGGCGGTTCCATGTGGTTCGCCCCGGTCTCGCAGGCCAAGGGTTCCGAAACCAAGGCGCAGATGGAACTGGCGCAGGAAATCCTCAACGAATACGGGCTGGATTACGTGGCCGAATTCATCGTCGGCATGCGCGACATGCACCACATCGTCGATGTGCTGTTCGACCGGAGCGATCCGGCCGAAACAGCTCGTGCCCATGCCTGCTTCGCCAAGCTGCTGAGCGAATTCGGCAAGCGCGGCTATGCGGTCTATCGCGTGAACACCGGCTTCATGGAACAGACCGCCGACCTTTACGGCAAGGTGAAGCGCGACGTGGACCAGACGCTGAAGCGCGCGCTCGATCCCAACGGTATCATCGCGCCGGGCAAGTCGGGTATCTTCGTCTGA
- a CDS encoding TonB-dependent receptor has translation MLAGIAACSLSTPAFAAEEEDTSTSTEAQDNSSRFGGDIVVTAERRETNLQDTPLSIVAVTEDAIEAKGIEDLADLATFTPNLNITPGRGSGNSNPSFSIRGVSGGGGATSERGVGLYIDGIYVPRTNGTVLRVLDIDRVEVLRGPQGTLFGRNSTGGAIRIFTKQPEFDRTEGYLRVTAANMGRADVVGALNVPISQDAALRMQGAYLKQGGWVQRGSQMMGESEDWIGRANLRIEPSSDFRIDAGFLYSDSDATSSPQVFEEFDMRPGIEGYLQGNYADWLNDAFKLDGQAPLAAYNDPRLVLDDFTAPDICLLDDFDPDWDKACEQFEHNTYWQADLRMGYDLSDTVTLSSTTGYSKLDHNSTTDWQMIGTEARYSAVKSDTLYQELQLNAELFGGAVDFVTGATYFHEKSYSDGYINTRRGSSVYPSTPAGDGDGGLQHRSDIETTQISDSIGLFGSATWHITDRLNFTGGLRYAYDKKDYEQTEYASDSFTPAPGTTSTTVTSDHDWNQIDWRATLDFKLTDDWMWYATASKAYKAGQFSYTIRGGVPGPDQSGDFIPVLAPEKVVNFESGMRIEALDGRLRLNPTVFYMQWTNRQAARQVTCTYDPQTCPVGFTIMVSNTGDVDIFGVELDANLFITDSFSIDGSFGYSGYDLKDPAANGGPNLFPGPPEFNFNVGANYRKDIGPGELSLNLNYAYTSSQSTHPSAVGDSAYQLPAIELVNARIGFKPSNVPVTISLFANNLFDNTYATYGTRFGGGYWDSGAGTGVAAPPRSALSVVRGKPREVGVTLQYDF, from the coding sequence TTGCTTGCGGGAATCGCGGCATGTTCACTTTCAACACCCGCATTCGCGGCAGAAGAGGAAGACACTTCCACGAGCACTGAGGCGCAGGATAATTCCTCGCGCTTCGGTGGGGACATCGTGGTGACGGCGGAACGGCGCGAGACCAATCTGCAGGATACGCCGCTGTCCATCGTGGCCGTGACCGAGGATGCAATCGAGGCCAAGGGTATCGAGGATCTGGCCGATCTTGCCACCTTCACCCCCAACCTCAACATCACGCCGGGGCGCGGCAGCGGCAATTCCAACCCGTCCTTCTCGATCCGCGGCGTGTCCGGCGGCGGCGGGGCGACCAGCGAACGCGGCGTGGGCCTGTATATTGACGGAATCTATGTGCCGCGCACCAACGGCACCGTGCTGCGCGTGCTGGATATTGACCGGGTGGAAGTGCTGCGCGGGCCGCAGGGCACCCTGTTCGGCCGTAATTCCACCGGCGGAGCGATCCGCATCTTCACCAAGCAACCCGAATTTGACCGCACCGAAGGCTATCTGCGGGTGACCGCAGCCAATATGGGCCGGGCCGACGTAGTCGGCGCGCTCAACGTGCCGATCAGCCAGGACGCGGCCCTGCGCATGCAGGGGGCCTATCTGAAGCAGGGCGGCTGGGTCCAGCGCGGCAGCCAGATGATGGGCGAATCCGAGGACTGGATCGGCCGGGCCAATCTGCGCATCGAGCCGAGCAGCGATTTCCGCATCGACGCCGGTTTCCTCTATTCGGATTCCGATGCGACCAGCTCACCGCAGGTGTTCGAGGAATTCGACATGCGTCCGGGCATCGAAGGCTATCTGCAGGGCAATTATGCCGATTGGCTGAACGATGCCTTCAAGCTGGACGGGCAGGCGCCGCTGGCCGCCTATAACGACCCGCGCCTCGTGCTCGACGATTTCACCGCGCCCGACATCTGCCTACTGGACGATTTCGACCCCGACTGGGACAAGGCCTGCGAACAGTTCGAGCACAACACCTATTGGCAGGCTGACCTGCGCATGGGTTACGATCTCAGCGACACGGTCACCTTGTCCAGCACCACCGGCTATTCGAAGCTGGACCACAACAGCACTACAGACTGGCAGATGATCGGCACCGAAGCGCGCTATTCAGCCGTGAAGTCCGATACGCTCTATCAGGAACTGCAGCTCAATGCCGAACTGTTCGGCGGAGCGGTCGATTTCGTCACCGGCGCGACCTACTTCCACGAGAAGTCCTACAGCGACGGCTATATCAACACCCGGCGCGGCTCCAGCGTCTATCCCTCGACCCCGGCGGGGGACGGCGATGGCGGGCTGCAGCATCGCAGCGACATCGAAACGACGCAGATCTCGGATTCCATCGGCCTGTTCGGCAGCGCGACCTGGCACATCACCGACCGGCTGAATTTCACCGGGGGCCTGCGTTATGCCTATGACAAGAAGGATTACGAGCAGACCGAATATGCTTCGGACAGCTTCACTCCGGCCCCGGGCACCACGTCAACCACGGTCACCAGCGATCACGACTGGAACCAGATCGACTGGCGCGCCACGCTGGACTTCAAGCTGACCGATGACTGGATGTGGTATGCCACCGCATCGAAGGCCTACAAGGCCGGCCAGTTCTCCTACACCATCCGTGGCGGGGTGCCAGGCCCGGACCAGAGCGGCGATTTCATTCCCGTGCTGGCCCCGGAAAAGGTAGTCAACTTCGAGAGCGGCATGCGTATCGAGGCACTTGACGGCCGCCTGCGCCTGAACCCCACCGTCTTCTACATGCAGTGGACCAACCGCCAGGCCGCCCGTCAGGTGACCTGCACCTACGATCCGCAAACCTGCCCGGTGGGCTTCACCATCATGGTATCGAACACGGGTGACGTGGACATCTTCGGCGTCGAGCTGGACGCCAACCTGTTCATCACCGACAGTTTCTCGATCGACGGATCGTTCGGCTATTCCGGCTATGACCTGAAAGACCCGGCGGCCAATGGCGGGCCCAACCTGTTCCCCGGACCGCCGGAATTCAACTTCAACGTCGGCGCCAATTACCGCAAGGACATCGGCCCGGGCGAGTTGAGCCTGAACCTCAACTATGCCTATACCAGCTCACAATCCACGCACCCCAGCGCAGTAGGCGATTCCGCCTATCAGCTGCCCGCCATCGAGCTGGTCAATGCCCGCATCGGCTTCAAGCCGAGCAATGTGCCGGTGACGATCAGCCTGTTCGCGAACAATCTGTTCGACAACACCTATGCCACTTACGGCACTCGCTTCGGCGGCGGCTATTGGGACAGCGGGGCAGGCACCGGCGTTGCTGCACCGCCGCGTTCGGCCCTGTCCGTGGTGCGCGGCAAGCCCCGTGAAGTGGGCGTGACGCTGCAATACGATTTCTGA
- a CDS encoding IclR family transcriptional regulator, giving the protein MASAPSGSGERLLHLIRLIASGPDSFTLGDFAVRAGLPLSSVHRLLKTLEGAGFVERGSGLTYRQGRELQRIASLIVARFDIGRFARPLLEALVDRFHETAVLSVYSPPTHRAITAEVVLTPHPLRFAIERGAVLALPWGALGHAILAFLPAAEIELILRSENTGPITGRPRPARPKLEVEFAHVREKGFALHRDDHLDLVDIAAPVFKGEGEVLGSVSVILPSSREPLQPLDQLSEAVRDAARALSAQAGMAG; this is encoded by the coding sequence ATGGCATCGGCACCCAGCGGGTCGGGGGAACGGCTGCTGCACTTGATCCGCCTGATCGCGTCCGGGCCGGACAGCTTCACGCTGGGCGATTTCGCCGTGCGGGCAGGTCTGCCGCTCAGTTCGGTCCACCGCCTGCTCAAGACGCTGGAAGGCGCCGGCTTCGTGGAGCGGGGATCCGGCCTGACGTACCGGCAGGGGCGCGAGTTGCAGCGCATCGCTTCGCTGATCGTTGCCCGGTTCGACATCGGGCGGTTTGCCCGCCCGCTGCTCGAAGCCCTGGTTGACCGGTTTCACGAAACGGCCGTGCTGTCCGTCTACAGCCCGCCCACGCACCGGGCGATCACCGCCGAAGTTGTGCTGACCCCTCACCCGCTGCGTTTTGCCATCGAGCGGGGGGCAGTCCTGGCGCTGCCATGGGGGGCACTGGGCCATGCGATCCTGGCCTTTTTGCCAGCTGCCGAGATCGAACTGATCCTGCGCAGCGAAAATACCGGCCCCATCACCGGACGCCCCCGCCCCGCCCGGCCCAAGCTCGAGGTGGAATTCGCCCATGTCCGCGAGAAGGGCTTCGCGCTTCATCGCGACGATCACCTCGACCTCGTCGATATTGCCGCGCCCGTGTTCAAGGGCGAAGGCGAAGTGCTGGGCAGTGTCAGCGTGATCCTGCCTTCCTCGCGCGAGCCGCTCCAGCCGCTCGATCAACTTTCCGAAGCCGTGCGCGATGCGGCCAGAGCGCTGAGCGCCCAAGCCGGAATGGCCGGCTGA
- a CDS encoding NAD(P)/FAD-dependent oxidoreductase, with the protein MEPGLFDALVIGGGHNGLACAFYLARAGHRVCVLERRGIVGGAAVTEEFHPGFRNSVASYSVSLLSPKVIADMELARHGLEVRTRPMSYFVPLENGDYFLMGRSSEEKLAEIARFSAKDAAAWPEYNRRLDALVEMLRATLHKTPPNLGGGLHALLAGLGLGNELRKLSPEAQRDLLDLFGKSAGEILDHWFETDALKGILAFDALTGNYASPYTPGTAYVLLHHIFGGVNGEDGVWGHAMGGMGAITQAMAAACVEKQVDIRVDSPVEEVLIEGGRAVGVRLNSGQVIRAKAVVSNINPRLLYGKLIEEAALPPAFAERISQWKCASGTFRMNVALSELPNFTCLPSPSDGSPGRHHGASLMFAPSIPYLERAYDDARQFGWSRQPVIEMHIPSVLDPSLAPPGQHVASMFCQMFAPELPNGRSWEDEREQAADTVIETINRHAPNFKASILGRMALSPLDLETKLGLVGGDIFHGQLRLDQLFSARPMLGFADYRGPFDGLYMCGSSTHPGGGVTGIPGHNAAAEILRDLKGGGLPKRRRPAL; encoded by the coding sequence GTGGAACCTGGGCTATTCGATGCGCTTGTGATCGGCGGCGGCCATAATGGCCTTGCCTGCGCCTTCTATCTCGCCCGCGCGGGGCACCGGGTCTGTGTGCTGGAAAGGCGCGGGATCGTCGGCGGCGCGGCGGTTACGGAGGAATTCCACCCCGGCTTCCGCAATTCGGTGGCCAGCTATTCGGTCAGCCTGCTCAGCCCGAAAGTGATCGCGGATATGGAGCTGGCCCGCCATGGGCTGGAAGTGCGCACCAGGCCGATGTCCTATTTCGTGCCGCTGGAAAATGGCGACTATTTCCTGATGGGCCGCTCCAGCGAGGAGAAGCTGGCCGAGATCGCCCGATTTTCGGCAAAGGATGCGGCTGCGTGGCCGGAGTATAACCGACGGCTGGATGCGCTGGTGGAGATGCTGCGCGCCACGCTCCACAAGACGCCGCCCAATCTGGGTGGTGGGCTGCATGCGCTGCTGGCCGGGCTGGGGCTGGGCAATGAGTTGCGCAAGCTCTCACCCGAAGCGCAGCGCGATCTGCTGGACCTGTTCGGCAAGAGCGCGGGCGAAATTCTGGACCATTGGTTCGAAACCGATGCGCTGAAGGGCATCCTCGCCTTCGATGCGCTGACCGGCAATTACGCCAGCCCCTACACGCCCGGCACCGCCTATGTGCTGTTGCATCACATATTCGGCGGGGTGAACGGGGAAGATGGCGTGTGGGGCCATGCCATGGGCGGCATGGGGGCCATCACTCAGGCCATGGCCGCTGCCTGTGTGGAAAAGCAGGTGGATATCCGAGTGGACAGCCCTGTGGAGGAAGTCCTGATCGAAGGCGGCCGCGCTGTTGGCGTCAGGTTGAACAGCGGGCAGGTGATCCGGGCGAAGGCAGTGGTTTCCAACATCAATCCCCGCCTGCTTTACGGCAAGCTGATTGAGGAAGCGGCGCTGCCGCCTGCCTTTGCCGAGCGGATCAGCCAGTGGAAATGTGCATCCGGCACGTTCCGCATGAATGTGGCCCTGTCTGAATTGCCGAACTTCACCTGTCTGCCTTCTCCCTCCGATGGCTCGCCGGGCAGGCATCATGGCGCCAGCCTGATGTTCGCGCCTTCCATCCCCTATCTCGAACGCGCCTATGACGATGCGCGCCAGTTCGGCTGGTCGCGCCAGCCGGTGATCGAGATGCATATTCCCAGCGTGCTGGACCCGTCGCTCGCCCCGCCGGGGCAGCATGTGGCGAGCATGTTCTGCCAGATGTTCGCGCCGGAGCTTCCCAATGGGCGCAGCTGGGAGGATGAGCGGGAGCAGGCCGCCGATACGGTGATCGAGACGATCAATCGCCATGCACCCAACTTCAAGGCCTCTATCCTCGGGCGCATGGCGCTCTCGCCGCTCGATCTGGAAACGAAGCTGGGCCTTGTCGGCGGGGACATTTTCCACGGCCAGTTGCGGCTCGATCAACTGTTCAGTGCGCGGCCCATGCTGGGCTTTGCCGATTATCGCGGCCCGTTTGACGGGCTCTACATGTGCGGCTCCTCCACCCATCCGGGCGGGGGCGTCACGGGCATTCCAGGGCACAACGCCGCTGCTGAGATTCTGCGCGATCTCAAGGGCGGGGGGCTGCCTAAGAGGAGGCGTCCGGCCTTATGA
- a CDS encoding aromatic ring-hydroxylating dioxygenase subunit alpha yields MSSIPLYGSAGLRPVADQAGWSLPAWTYEDPDFMKLELAKVWRRAWQLVCHVSDIPDPGDWQSFRMMGELAIVVRGRDGTIRAFHNVCRHRAARLLDGDYGNCGGRILCPYHAWSFGLDGALLGVPFIEEYENFDKADYGLTPVEHAVHAGFVYIRFEPGGPSLADEMAPIAEEAGIYRFEELQQLYPVRTRIREVNWKNACDNYVDALHVRVAHPGLDSLVRETYTLSVDRGVDKIFASVDLPNRAGPSVELYRRLLPHVDHLPAERQKMWTYFRLFPGLMFDVYPDQIDFMQFIPLTPTTCILRDAAYALPDDRREMKLARYLNIRINRDVNREDKGLIERVQDGMASSSFTAGPLGRNEICLRNFAERMRREIPLARERQRPGRDRLDAALAEN; encoded by the coding sequence ATGAGCAGCATTCCTCTCTATGGTTCCGCCGGGCTTCGTCCGGTCGCCGATCAGGCGGGCTGGAGCCTCCCGGCATGGACCTATGAAGACCCGGACTTCATGAAGCTGGAACTGGCGAAGGTCTGGCGCCGGGCGTGGCAGCTGGTCTGCCATGTCAGCGACATTCCCGATCCGGGCGACTGGCAGAGCTTCCGCATGATGGGCGAACTGGCCATCGTGGTGCGGGGCAGGGATGGCACGATCCGGGCCTTCCACAATGTCTGCCGCCACCGCGCCGCCCGCCTGCTGGACGGGGATTACGGCAATTGCGGCGGGCGCATCCTGTGCCCCTATCACGCATGGAGCTTCGGGCTGGACGGTGCCCTGCTGGGCGTGCCGTTCATCGAGGAATATGAAAATTTCGACAAGGCGGATTACGGCCTCACGCCCGTGGAGCACGCTGTGCATGCAGGCTTCGTCTATATCCGCTTCGAACCGGGCGGGCCTTCACTGGCGGATGAAATGGCGCCCATCGCGGAAGAGGCGGGCATTTACCGCTTCGAAGAACTCCAGCAGCTCTATCCCGTGCGCACCCGCATTCGGGAAGTGAACTGGAAGAACGCCTGCGACAATTACGTCGATGCCCTGCATGTCCGCGTGGCGCATCCCGGCCTCGATAGTCTGGTGCGGGAGACCTACACTCTCTCGGTCGATCGCGGAGTGGACAAGATCTTCGCCTCGGTAGACCTGCCGAACCGGGCGGGGCCTTCGGTGGAGCTTTACCGCAGGCTGCTGCCTCACGTGGATCACCTGCCAGCTGAGCGGCAGAAGATGTGGACCTATTTCCGCCTGTTCCCCGGCCTGATGTTCGATGTCTATCCCGATCAGATCGACTTCATGCAGTTCATTCCCCTTACGCCCACCACCTGCATCCTGCGCGATGCGGCCTATGCGCTGCCGGATGATCGGCGGGAAATGAAGCTGGCCCGCTATCTCAACATCCGCATCAATCGTGACGTGAACCGCGAGGACAAGGGCCTGATCGAGCGGGTGCAGGACGGGATGGCATCCTCCAGCTTCACGGCCGGTCCGCTGGGCCGGAACGAGATATGCCTGCGCAATTTCGCCGAACGGATGCGGCGAGAAATCCCGCTGGCGCGCGAGCGGCAAAGGCCGGGCCGGGATCGGCTGGACGCGGCCCTGGCGGAAAACTGA